A genome region from Ralstonia solanacearum K60 includes the following:
- the ychF gene encoding redox-regulated ATPase YchF, whose amino-acid sequence MSLQCGIVGLPNVGKSTLFNALTKAGIAAENYPFCTIEPNVGVVEVPDLRLSALADIVKPERVLPAVVEFVDIAGLVAGASKGEGLGNQFLANIRETDAITHVVRCFEDENVVHVAGKVDPIADIEVINTELALADLATVEKAQARYSKAAKSGNDKEAAKLVAVLDKARSVLDEAKAVRTLSLSDEEWALLKPLCLITAKPTMYVANVKDDGFENNPHLDAVRAYAAQTGSPVVAVCAAIEAEIADLDDADKIEFLADMGMDEPGLNRVIRAAFKLLGLQTYFTAGVKEVRAWTIHIGDTAPRAAAAIHTDFERGFIRAQTIAYDDFIQYKGEQGAKEAGKMRAEGKEYIVKDGDVLHFLFNV is encoded by the coding sequence ATGAGCCTCCAATGCGGCATCGTCGGTCTGCCGAACGTCGGCAAGTCGACCCTGTTCAATGCCCTGACCAAAGCCGGCATCGCCGCCGAGAACTACCCCTTCTGCACCATTGAGCCCAACGTCGGCGTGGTCGAGGTGCCGGACCTGCGCCTGTCGGCCCTGGCCGATATCGTCAAGCCGGAGCGCGTGCTGCCGGCGGTGGTCGAGTTCGTCGACATTGCGGGCCTGGTGGCGGGCGCATCCAAGGGCGAAGGCCTGGGCAACCAGTTCCTGGCCAACATCCGCGAAACGGACGCCATCACCCACGTCGTACGTTGTTTCGAAGATGAAAACGTCGTTCACGTGGCCGGCAAGGTGGACCCGATCGCCGACATCGAAGTGATCAACACCGAACTGGCGCTGGCCGACCTCGCCACAGTGGAAAAAGCCCAGGCGCGCTACAGCAAGGCCGCCAAGTCGGGCAACGACAAGGAAGCCGCCAAGCTGGTCGCCGTGCTGGATAAGGCACGCAGCGTGCTGGACGAGGCCAAGGCCGTGCGCACCCTGAGCCTGTCCGACGAAGAATGGGCGCTGCTCAAGCCGCTGTGCCTGATCACCGCCAAGCCGACCATGTACGTCGCCAACGTCAAGGACGACGGCTTCGAGAACAACCCGCACCTGGACGCCGTGCGCGCCTACGCCGCGCAAACCGGCTCGCCGGTGGTAGCCGTGTGCGCGGCCATCGAGGCCGAGATCGCCGACCTGGACGACGCCGACAAGATCGAGTTCCTCGCCGACATGGGCATGGACGAGCCGGGCCTGAACCGCGTGATCCGCGCCGCCTTCAAGCTGCTGGGGCTGCAGACTTACTTCACCGCCGGCGTGAAGGAAGTGCGCGCCTGGACCATCCATATCGGCGACACGGCCCCGCGCGCCGCCGCCGCCATCCACACCGATTTCGAACGCGGCTTCATCCGGGCGCAGACCATCGCCTACGACGATTTCATCCAGTACAAGGGCGAACAGGGCGCCAAAGAGGCCGGCAAGATGCGGGCCGAAGGCAAGGAGTACATCGTCAAGGACGGCGACGTACTGCACTTCCTGTTCAACGTCTGA
- a CDS encoding UbiH/UbiF family hydroxylase produces MSTPAFSSSAGAPAFHVAVVGGGIVGRACALRLAQIGLRVAHVAPVTSPAPMPAGPDAWDARVYAFSSSSQALLEQLRIWPALDMSRVQPVQDMRVFGDEAAARGEYAHADLHFSAYAAGAPQLAWIAESSLIERALETALRFAHTVHTFTHAATGFEMEVDAVRLTLADGQAIRAECVVGADGKQSWVRQQAGISADAKPYRQLGVVANFQAEHWHQDTAWQWFLGTSAEGARAPDDQAPARGEILAMLPLPDRRVSMVWSANEDHARDLLALSPDALCRAVEAAAGGAVAARFGRLSCITPAQGFPLVLQHAGRLVAPRVALVGDAAHVIHPLAGQGMNLGLRDVAELGRVMAERETMRDHGDLRLLRRYERARREDLLSLTAATDGLHTLFALPGTLPRVVRNAGMRVVGLTPFIKRLLVRHALG; encoded by the coding sequence ATGAGTACACCCGCGTTTTCCTCCTCCGCCGGTGCGCCGGCTTTTCATGTCGCGGTGGTGGGCGGCGGCATCGTCGGGCGCGCGTGCGCGCTGCGGCTGGCGCAGATCGGCTTGCGCGTCGCCCACGTGGCACCCGTCACGTCGCCGGCGCCGATGCCGGCCGGGCCGGATGCCTGGGACGCCCGTGTCTATGCGTTCTCGTCCAGCTCGCAGGCGTTGCTCGAACAATTGCGCATCTGGCCGGCGCTGGACATGTCGCGCGTGCAGCCCGTGCAGGACATGCGCGTCTTCGGCGACGAGGCGGCCGCGCGCGGCGAATACGCCCACGCCGATCTGCATTTCTCCGCCTACGCGGCCGGTGCGCCGCAGCTGGCGTGGATTGCCGAGTCGTCGCTGATCGAGCGCGCGCTGGAAACCGCGCTGCGGTTCGCCCATACCGTACACACCTTCACCCATGCCGCCACCGGCTTCGAGATGGAAGTCGATGCCGTGCGCCTGACGCTGGCCGACGGGCAGGCGATCCGTGCCGAATGCGTGGTCGGCGCCGACGGCAAGCAGTCGTGGGTGCGCCAGCAGGCCGGTATCAGCGCCGACGCGAAGCCTTATCGCCAACTGGGCGTGGTCGCCAACTTCCAGGCCGAGCACTGGCACCAGGACACCGCTTGGCAGTGGTTCCTCGGCACCTCGGCCGAGGGCGCGCGCGCGCCGGACGACCAGGCTCCAGCGCGCGGCGAGATCCTCGCCATGCTGCCGCTGCCGGACCGGCGCGTGTCGATGGTGTGGTCTGCCAACGAGGACCACGCACGCGACCTGCTGGCGCTGTCGCCGGATGCGCTGTGCCGCGCGGTCGAGGCGGCGGCGGGCGGCGCGGTGGCGGCGCGCTTCGGGCGGCTGTCGTGCATCACGCCGGCGCAGGGGTTTCCGCTCGTGCTGCAGCATGCCGGGCGCCTGGTCGCGCCGCGTGTCGCGCTGGTCGGCGATGCGGCACATGTGATCCATCCGCTGGCCGGGCAGGGCATGAACCTGGGCCTGCGCGATGTCGCTGAATTGGGCCGGGTGATGGCGGAACGCGAAACCATGCGCGATCATGGCGATCTGAGGCTGCTGCGCCGCTACGAGCGTGCCCGCCGCGAAGATCTGTTGTCGCTGACGGCCGCCACCGACGGGTTGCATACGCTGTTTGCCCTGCCGGGCACATTGCCGCGCGTGGTCCGCAACGCGGGCATGCGCGTGGTGGGCCTGACGCCATTCATCAAACGCCTGCTGGTCAGGCATGCGCTCGGCTAG
- a CDS encoding MDR family oxidoreductase produces MSFRALMLEKQEGGTLARVTDLDDAALSSPAALADALTAGDVLVRIDWSTINYKDGLAITGRGPVVRKWPMVAGIDGAGTVIESSHPDWKAGDAVVLNGWGVGEMHWGCLAQRARLSGDWLVALPAGLDTRSAMAIGTAGYTAMLSVLALERSGLRPDGGEVLVTGASGGVGSIAIAVLGKLGYRVVASTGKTAEADFLRALGAAEVIDRAELSAPGKPLQKERWAAVVDSVGSHTLANACAQVRHGGTVTACGLAQGMDFPATVAPFILRGITVHGIDSVTAPRALRQTAWQRLSTDLAPDRLAAITREIALGEAIGAAHDILAGKMRGRVVVDVNR; encoded by the coding sequence ATGTCGTTTCGCGCGCTGATGCTGGAAAAACAGGAGGGCGGGACGCTGGCCCGGGTGACGGACCTGGACGATGCCGCACTGTCTTCGCCCGCGGCGCTCGCCGATGCGTTGACCGCCGGCGACGTGCTGGTCCGCATCGATTGGTCGACCATCAACTACAAGGACGGCCTGGCTATCACCGGCCGCGGTCCGGTGGTGCGCAAGTGGCCGATGGTGGCGGGCATCGACGGTGCGGGCACGGTCATCGAATCGTCGCACCCTGACTGGAAGGCGGGCGACGCGGTGGTGCTCAATGGCTGGGGCGTCGGCGAGATGCACTGGGGCTGCCTGGCCCAGCGGGCACGGTTGTCGGGCGACTGGCTGGTGGCGCTGCCGGCCGGGCTCGACACGCGCAGCGCCATGGCGATCGGCACGGCCGGCTATACGGCGATGCTGTCGGTGCTGGCGCTTGAGCGCAGCGGCTTGCGGCCGGACGGCGGCGAGGTGCTGGTGACCGGCGCGTCGGGCGGCGTCGGTTCGATCGCCATCGCGGTGCTGGGCAAGCTCGGCTATCGCGTGGTGGCGTCCACCGGCAAGACCGCCGAAGCCGATTTCCTGCGCGCGCTGGGCGCCGCCGAGGTGATCGACCGTGCCGAACTGTCGGCACCCGGCAAGCCGCTGCAGAAGGAGCGCTGGGCGGCGGTGGTCGATTCGGTGGGCTCGCATACGCTGGCCAATGCCTGCGCGCAGGTGCGCCACGGCGGTACCGTCACCGCCTGCGGGTTGGCGCAGGGCATGGATTTCCCGGCGACGGTCGCGCCGTTCATCCTGCGCGGCATCACCGTGCACGGCATCGACAGCGTGACCGCGCCGCGCGCGCTGCGGCAGACCGCCTGGCAGCGCCTGTCGACCGACCTGGCACCGGACCGCCTGGCCGCCATCACGCGCGAGATCGCGCTGGGCGAGGCCATCGGCGCGGCGCACGACATCCTGGCCGGCAAGATGCGCGGGCGGGTGGTGGTGGACGTCAACCGATAG
- a CDS encoding flagellar protein FliT, with translation MSRTLTTPRTPTLRPQQGSNSLFASYEAIASLSEEMVEAAKAGDWEGVSALERECALYMERLGRAPSRPALSQEELQRKRDLMIRILANDARVRALVCPRQDQLLRSMDTARRSIGARQAYAAVSYY, from the coding sequence ATGTCCAGGACCCTCACCACCCCCCGTACGCCGACGCTGCGCCCGCAGCAAGGCAGCAACAGCCTGTTCGCCAGCTATGAGGCCATTGCCAGCCTGTCGGAAGAGATGGTCGAGGCGGCCAAGGCCGGAGACTGGGAGGGGGTGAGTGCCCTGGAGCGCGAGTGCGCCCTCTACATGGAGCGGCTCGGCCGCGCACCTTCGCGTCCGGCGCTGTCGCAGGAGGAGCTCCAGCGCAAGCGCGACCTGATGATTCGCATCCTGGCCAACGACGCCCGTGTCCGGGCGCTGGTCTGCCCGCGTCAGGATCAACTGCTGCGCTCCATGGATACCGCGCGCCGCTCGATCGGCGCCCGCCAGGCCTACGCGGCCGTTTCCTACTACTGA
- the hemA gene encoding glutamyl-tRNA reductase encodes MQLLTLGINHHTAPLSLREKVAFPLEQLKPALTTLRQHLPHRKSTAEAAILSTCNRTELYCATDGNLPEDTAHEHAIRWLALHHNIDASELAPHVYALGQSQAVRHAFRVASGLDSMVLGETQILGQMKDAVRTATEAGALGTYLNQLFQRTFAVAKEVRGNTEIGAHSVSMAAAAVRLAQRIFESIAEQRVLFIGAGEMIELCATHFAAQKPREVVVANRTLERGEKLAETLSNQGLNARAVRLAELPARLGEFDIVVSCTASTLPIIGLGAVERAIRQRRHRPMFMVDLAVPRDIEPEVARLSDVFLYTVDDLGAIVREGNALRQAAVAQAEAIIETRVQNFMHWLDARSVVPVIRDLHAHAEALRQSELERAQRMLARGDDPALVLEALSQALTKKFLHGPTHALNHAQGEGREQLIDLLPGLFRQSSHSER; translated from the coding sequence ATGCAGTTGCTGACCCTCGGAATCAACCACCATACGGCGCCGCTTTCCCTGCGCGAGAAGGTGGCGTTTCCGCTCGAGCAACTCAAGCCCGCGCTGACCACGCTGCGCCAGCATCTGCCGCACCGCAAGAGCACGGCCGAGGCGGCCATCCTGTCCACCTGCAACCGCACCGAGCTCTACTGCGCGACCGACGGCAACCTGCCCGAAGACACCGCCCATGAGCACGCGATCCGCTGGCTGGCCCTCCACCACAACATCGACGCAAGCGAACTGGCGCCCCACGTGTATGCACTGGGCCAGTCGCAGGCCGTGCGCCACGCCTTCCGCGTGGCCAGCGGGCTCGATTCCATGGTGCTGGGCGAGACGCAGATCCTCGGCCAGATGAAAGACGCCGTGCGCACCGCCACCGAGGCCGGCGCGCTGGGCACGTACCTGAATCAGCTGTTCCAGCGCACCTTCGCGGTCGCCAAGGAGGTGCGCGGCAACACCGAGATCGGCGCGCACTCCGTGTCGATGGCCGCGGCGGCTGTACGCCTGGCGCAGCGCATCTTCGAATCGATCGCCGAGCAGCGCGTGCTGTTCATCGGCGCCGGCGAGATGATCGAACTGTGCGCCACCCACTTCGCCGCACAGAAGCCGCGCGAGGTGGTGGTCGCCAACCGCACGCTGGAGCGCGGCGAAAAGCTGGCCGAGACCCTGTCGAACCAGGGCCTGAATGCCCGCGCCGTGCGCCTGGCCGAGCTGCCGGCGCGGCTCGGCGAATTCGACATCGTCGTGTCGTGCACGGCCAGCACGCTGCCGATCATCGGCCTGGGCGCCGTCGAGCGCGCCATCAGGCAGCGCCGGCACCGCCCGATGTTCATGGTCGACCTGGCGGTGCCGCGCGACATCGAACCCGAAGTCGCGCGCCTGTCCGACGTGTTCCTCTACACCGTGGACGACCTCGGCGCCATCGTGCGCGAGGGCAACGCACTGCGGCAGGCCGCGGTGGCGCAGGCCGAGGCCATCATCGAGACGCGCGTGCAGAACTTCATGCACTGGCTTGATGCCCGCAGCGTGGTGCCCGTCATCCGCGACCTGCACGCGCACGCCGAGGCGCTGCGCCAGAGCGAACTCGAACGCGCGCAGCGCATGCTGGCGCGCGGCGACGACCCGGCGCTGGTGCTCGAAGCCCTGTCGCAGGCGCTGACCAAGAAATTCCTGCACGGTCCGACCCACGCGCTCAACCATGCGCAGGGCGAGGGCCGCGAGCAGCTGATCGACCTGCTGCCGGGCCTGTTCCGCCAGTCCAGCCACTCCGAGCGCTAG
- a CDS encoding M61 family metallopeptidase, translated as MKPIRYTIAPAAPEAHLFTVTVTVDMPDPQGQRFMLPAWIPGSYMIREFARNIVRIEAVSGERPVRLAKLDKHTWQAAPCSGPLTVSYDVYAWDLSVRAAHLDATHGFFNGTSVFLRVEGAEHVRCLVDIQPPAGDAGGANPGGWRVATALREASGRVQGRAGAKRYGFGWYEAADYDELIDHPVEMGTFALVSFEACGAQHDAVFTGRVPNLDLERIARDFKRICEAQIRLFEPHTAAAPFLDSNRRYVFMTMVTSDGYGGLEHRASTALMCARNDLPVAGRDETTEGYRTFLGLVSHEYFHTWNVKRIKPAVFVPYALDREVHTPLLWLFEGFTSYYDDLMLVRSGLISEAQYLETIAKTWNGVLRGSGRLKQSVAESSFDAWTKYYRQDENAPNAIVSYYTKGSLVALALDLTIRTQTGGEHSLDDVMRALWAAYGRDFYAPGQPQSGVTEAELIALMEETTGLRLRTLVRQLAEGRDDPPLPALFKAIGVSATRKPAETAAGLGAKIGAENGFVKLQQVFDDGPAQRGGLSAGDLVVAVDGLRVPSGQLDKILARHRAGDTVPVHVFRRDELMQLDVTLAADAAPQFTLALSAEPSPLRSAWLGKRAAGRAARPARSKPAA; from the coding sequence ATGAAGCCGATCCGCTACACCATCGCCCCCGCCGCGCCCGAGGCGCATCTGTTCACCGTCACTGTCACGGTCGACATGCCTGATCCGCAGGGCCAGCGCTTCATGCTGCCGGCGTGGATTCCGGGCAGCTACATGATCCGCGAGTTTGCCCGCAACATCGTGCGCATCGAAGCGGTGTCGGGCGAGCGCCCGGTGCGCCTGGCCAAGCTCGACAAGCACACCTGGCAGGCCGCGCCGTGCAGCGGCCCGCTGACCGTCTCATACGACGTGTACGCGTGGGACCTGTCGGTGCGGGCCGCGCACCTGGATGCCACGCACGGCTTCTTCAACGGCACCTCGGTGTTCCTGCGCGTGGAGGGTGCGGAGCACGTCCGCTGCCTGGTCGACATCCAGCCGCCCGCGGGCGACGCCGGTGGGGCCAACCCCGGTGGCTGGCGCGTCGCCACCGCGCTGCGCGAGGCGAGCGGCCGCGTGCAGGGCAGGGCTGGCGCCAAGCGCTACGGCTTCGGCTGGTACGAGGCCGCCGACTACGACGAACTGATCGACCACCCGGTCGAGATGGGTACCTTCGCGCTGGTCTCGTTCGAGGCCTGCGGCGCGCAGCACGACGCCGTCTTCACCGGCCGCGTGCCGAACCTGGACCTGGAGCGCATCGCCCGCGACTTCAAGCGCATCTGCGAGGCGCAGATCCGCCTGTTCGAGCCGCACACCGCCGCCGCGCCGTTTCTCGACAGCAACCGCCGCTACGTCTTCATGACGATGGTGACGTCCGACGGCTACGGTGGCCTGGAGCACCGCGCCAGCACCGCGCTGATGTGCGCCCGCAATGACCTGCCCGTCGCCGGCCGCGATGAGACCACCGAAGGCTATCGCACCTTCCTCGGCCTGGTCAGTCACGAGTATTTCCACACCTGGAACGTCAAGCGCATCAAGCCGGCCGTCTTCGTGCCGTACGCGCTGGACCGCGAGGTGCACACGCCGCTGCTGTGGCTGTTCGAGGGCTTCACCAGCTACTACGACGACCTGATGCTGGTGCGCTCGGGACTGATCTCCGAAGCCCAGTACCTGGAGACGATCGCCAAGACCTGGAACGGCGTGCTGCGCGGCAGCGGGCGCCTGAAGCAGAGCGTGGCGGAAAGCTCGTTCGATGCCTGGACCAAGTACTACCGTCAGGACGAGAACGCCCCCAACGCCATCGTCAGCTACTACACCAAGGGGTCGCTGGTGGCGCTGGCGCTGGATCTGACCATCCGCACGCAGACCGGCGGCGAGCATTCGCTCGACGATGTGATGCGCGCGCTGTGGGCCGCCTACGGCCGCGACTTCTACGCGCCCGGCCAGCCCCAGAGCGGCGTCACCGAGGCCGAGCTGATCGCCCTGATGGAGGAGACCACCGGCCTGCGCCTGCGCACGCTGGTGCGCCAGCTCGCCGAGGGCCGGGACGATCCGCCGCTGCCCGCGCTGTTCAAGGCGATCGGCGTGAGCGCCACACGCAAGCCGGCCGAAACCGCGGCGGGCCTGGGCGCCAAGATCGGCGCAGAGAACGGTTTCGTCAAGCTGCAGCAGGTGTTCGACGACGGCCCGGCGCAGCGTGGCGGGTTGTCCGCGGGCGATCTCGTCGTCGCGGTGGATGGCCTGCGCGTGCCGTCCGGCCAGCTCGACAAGATCCTGGCGCGCCACCGTGCCGGCGACACCGTGCCCGTGCATGTGTTCCGCCGCGACGAGCTGATGCAACTGGACGTGACCCTCGCCGCGGATGCCGCACCGCAGTTCACGCTGGCGCTGTCGGCCGAGCCGTCGCCGCTGCGCTCGGCGTGGCTGGGCAAGCGCGCCGCGGGCCGTGCCGCCCGCCCGGCCAGATCCAAGCCGGCTGCCTGA
- a CDS encoding lytic transglycosylase domain-containing protein: MVSPTPAQPVRCALPGGRRSPGLRWVHAGAALALCLSSLAALAAGDCFEQAGAYQGVNPTVLRAIVWFESKGDPRAVHRNADGSVDIGQAQINSIHFGTLARYGVPRHALTDACVNIYVAAWLLKQKMVKHGNTWRAIGAYHSETPAQRDAYARSIQRVLVTWGELKPGQ, translated from the coding sequence ATGGTCAGCCCCACACCCGCTCAGCCGGTCCGATGCGCCCTCCCGGGCGGCCGCCGGTCTCCCGGCCTGCGCTGGGTCCACGCGGGTGCGGCGCTGGCGTTATGCCTGTCAAGCCTGGCCGCTCTGGCAGCGGGGGATTGCTTTGAGCAGGCCGGCGCCTATCAGGGCGTCAATCCGACCGTGCTGCGCGCGATCGTCTGGTTCGAGTCGAAGGGCGATCCGCGCGCCGTGCATCGCAATGCCGACGGGTCGGTCGATATCGGCCAGGCGCAGATCAACTCGATCCACTTCGGTACGCTGGCGCGCTACGGCGTGCCGCGGCATGCGCTGACCGATGCGTGCGTCAACATCTACGTGGCCGCGTGGCTGCTCAAGCAGAAGATGGTCAAGCACGGCAACACGTGGCGTGCCATCGGCGCCTACCACTCCGAGACGCCCGCGCAGCGCGATGCCTATGCGCGCAGCATCCAGCGCGTGCTGGTGACCTGGGGCGAACTGAAGCCCGGACAATAA
- a CDS encoding DsbC family protein produces the protein MSFRIRVAAIASAALVAAMGAGYALTAGAAEPALDKVKMSVQKALGANVEIKGVAKSPLPGLYEVNLGSQVVYTDATGRYVLNGDLLDTQTATNLTQERMTEINRVKWVDLPLDRAVKWVKGNGARKIAVFSDPNCPYCHKLEQMFSQVDNITVYTFLLPILSEDSSIKAKQIWCSADRAKAWRDWMVSKSAPGGAGNCDTPLEDNLKLGRELNVNGTPAIIFTDGSRAPGLIDAAALERKFASLKKS, from the coding sequence ATGTCGTTTCGTATTCGGGTGGCGGCCATCGCTTCGGCGGCGCTGGTCGCCGCCATGGGCGCGGGTTACGCGCTGACCGCCGGTGCCGCCGAGCCCGCGCTGGACAAGGTCAAGATGTCGGTGCAGAAGGCGCTGGGGGCGAACGTGGAAATCAAGGGCGTCGCCAAGTCGCCGCTGCCGGGGCTGTATGAGGTGAATCTCGGCAGCCAGGTCGTCTACACCGACGCCACCGGCCGCTACGTGCTCAACGGCGACCTGCTCGACACGCAGACCGCCACCAACCTCACGCAGGAGCGCATGACGGAGATCAACCGCGTCAAGTGGGTCGATCTGCCGCTGGACCGCGCGGTGAAGTGGGTCAAGGGCAACGGCGCGCGCAAGATCGCCGTGTTCTCCGACCCGAACTGCCCGTACTGCCACAAGCTGGAGCAGATGTTCTCGCAGGTCGACAACATCACGGTCTACACCTTCCTGTTGCCGATCCTGTCCGAGGATTCCAGCATCAAGGCCAAGCAGATCTGGTGCTCGGCCGACCGTGCCAAGGCCTGGCGCGACTGGATGGTGTCCAAGAGCGCCCCGGGCGGCGCCGGCAATTGCGATACGCCGCTGGAGGACAACCTGAAGCTGGGCCGCGAGCTCAATGTCAACGGCACCCCGGCCATCATCTTCACGGACGGTTCGCGGGCGCCGGGTCTGATCGATGCGGCCGCGCTGGAGCGCAAGTTCGCGTCGCTGAAGAAGTCGTAA